A stretch of Nonomuraea africana DNA encodes these proteins:
- a CDS encoding alpha/beta fold hydrolase yields the protein MTTVVRTLDGRRLAVEEWGSPSGSPVFLLHGTPGSRLGPRPRAAVLYRLGVRLITFDRPGYGGSDPSPGRRVRDVIDDVLAIADALGLETFGVVGRSGGGPHALACAALLPERTSKAAVLVGLAPRTAEGLDWFDGMAESNVVEYSAASAGYDVLAERLGAAAARIRANPAQLVAGLFHELPEADRRVVADDGIRRMLWRNFAEGLRHSADGWVDDAMAFIGPWGFDPEVIEVPTLLWHGEDDVFSPAAHCRWLGERIPGSIVTVERGAAHFGALSVLPDVLRWLVTSAAAPGPC from the coding sequence GTGACGACAGTCGTGCGCACCCTCGACGGCAGGAGACTCGCCGTCGAGGAGTGGGGATCCCCCAGCGGCAGCCCGGTCTTCCTGCTCCACGGCACTCCCGGCAGCAGGCTGGGCCCGAGGCCCAGGGCGGCGGTGCTCTACCGGCTCGGCGTCCGGCTGATCACCTTCGACCGCCCCGGGTACGGCGGGTCCGACCCGTCACCCGGCCGCAGGGTCAGGGACGTGATCGACGACGTGCTCGCGATCGCCGACGCGCTCGGCCTGGAGACCTTCGGCGTCGTGGGCCGGTCGGGCGGCGGCCCCCACGCGCTGGCCTGCGCCGCCCTCCTCCCCGAGCGCACCTCGAAGGCGGCCGTCCTGGTGGGCCTCGCACCTCGCACGGCCGAAGGGCTCGACTGGTTCGACGGGATGGCCGAGTCGAACGTCGTGGAGTACAGCGCCGCCTCGGCCGGCTACGACGTCCTCGCCGAGCGGCTCGGCGCGGCGGCCGCGCGGATCAGGGCCAACCCCGCCCAGCTCGTCGCCGGGCTCTTCCACGAGCTGCCCGAGGCCGACCGCAGGGTGGTGGCCGACGACGGCATCAGGAGGATGCTGTGGCGCAACTTCGCCGAGGGGCTGCGGCACTCGGCCGACGGCTGGGTGGACGACGCGATGGCCTTCATCGGGCCCTGGGGCTTCGACCCCGAGGTGATCGAGGTTCCGACGCTGCTGTGGCACGGCGAGGACGACGTGTTCTCCCCCGCCGCACACTGTCGCTGGCTCGGCGAGCGGATCCCCGGCTCGATCGTGACCGTGGAGAGGGGCGCGGCGCACTTCGGCGCGCTGTCGGTGCTGCCGGACGTGCTGCGGTGGCTGGTCACGTCGGCTGCGGCTCCAGGTCCCTGTTGA
- a CDS encoding S8 family serine peptidase, giving the protein MRKRLLYAAAALTTLGALLPSGTAAAEPDQRFERLPDAYNHTGAVPAALDPAQQVKVMVQVSGDPVAAAEADAADAGRTIDKASARRELKATQQDGKQAVEALGGTVTATYTDAFNGFAATVPADKIDELAKASGVVDVHRARTFVADNAAGGSYIGADKVWQYLGKTGKGIKVGVIDSGVDYLHADFGGSGVAADFAANDKTVIEPGSFPTAKVVGGYDFVGDAYDAGSSDPAKYVPKPDPDPLDCGGHGSHVAGTIAGQGVTTDGKTYTGPYDGSTYAKGFTVAPGVAPEASLLAYRIFGCSGSSTEDVIVTAMEQALKDGVDVVNMSLGSPFGREDEPSAQAVRTLTRAGVTVVASAGNSGPNAYITGAPAVATTAISVAAMDVAMAQFPAATLTSGSGVLTLINANNAPVSAGSLPVAVLRTSYPNGPLSLGCTPADYAAYPGGVAGKLVVTLRGSCARVKRAILGQQAGAAAVAMINTSAGYPVFEGQITSDPDTGVPYTVTIPFLGFQLADRAAAAALDGQSVALAATTMVNPAYGKQSLFSSGGPGNVESMAKPDVTAPGDSVVSVGVGTGNGPSTKSGTSMAAPMTAGVAALVTQAHPRWKPGQVKAAIVSTAGAEGRHRDYNARIAGSGVVDAKAAVETNVFASTRGNGGNLSFKYAVIGNDGWSATQPVEIANKGESTVTYDLAAAFNGDARGATVAVQPSKVTVRKGSSVTVQVTLSISAAAAAALPAAEASNFGALTTVQGAVTATPRQAAPGAGPLRVAFLAVPDAVSKVTAGRAKIDGDAVSVELRNTGVHAGTADVFALGVTDPDDVTGAEDSMDIRATGVQVLPGEVLGGSAEDRTLVFAVSTHGRWSSAAANEFDVAVDTGNDGTTDYFVVGADYGAMTTGSFDGRMASFVYTAAGRLVGAWVATAPANSGTVLLPAPASALGISAAKPSFSYGVSAFSQVPDDLLDQTGVAAFDAYNPAVSTGGTVSVAPGATASLSLTRNPAAAQAPGWMVVTLDDRAGVQEADLVTLR; this is encoded by the coding sequence GTGAGAAAGCGGTTACTCTACGCCGCTGCCGCCCTGACCACGCTGGGAGCTCTGCTCCCGTCAGGGACCGCCGCCGCCGAACCCGACCAGCGGTTCGAGCGGCTGCCGGACGCCTACAACCACACCGGCGCCGTGCCCGCGGCCCTGGACCCGGCCCAGCAGGTCAAGGTCATGGTGCAGGTCTCGGGCGACCCGGTCGCCGCGGCCGAGGCGGACGCCGCCGACGCCGGCAGGACCATCGACAAGGCGTCGGCGCGCAGGGAGCTGAAGGCCACCCAGCAGGACGGCAAGCAGGCCGTCGAGGCCCTCGGCGGAACCGTCACCGCCACCTACACCGACGCCTTCAACGGCTTCGCCGCCACCGTCCCCGCTGACAAGATCGACGAGCTCGCCAAGGCGAGCGGCGTCGTGGACGTCCACCGGGCCAGGACCTTCGTCGCCGACAACGCGGCAGGCGGCTCCTACATCGGCGCCGACAAGGTCTGGCAGTACCTCGGCAAGACCGGCAAGGGCATCAAGGTCGGCGTCATCGACAGCGGCGTCGACTACCTGCACGCCGACTTCGGCGGCTCCGGCGTCGCGGCCGACTTCGCCGCCAACGACAAGACCGTGATCGAGCCGGGCTCCTTCCCCACCGCCAAGGTCGTCGGCGGCTACGACTTCGTGGGCGACGCCTACGACGCGGGCTCCAGCGACCCCGCGAAGTACGTGCCCAAGCCCGACCCCGACCCGCTCGACTGCGGCGGCCACGGCTCGCACGTGGCCGGCACGATCGCCGGTCAGGGCGTCACGACGGACGGCAAGACCTACACGGGCCCCTACGACGGCTCCACCTACGCCAAGGGCTTCACCGTGGCCCCCGGCGTCGCGCCCGAGGCCTCGCTGCTGGCCTACCGCATCTTCGGCTGCTCGGGCTCCAGCACGGAGGACGTCATCGTCACCGCCATGGAGCAGGCGCTCAAGGACGGCGTCGACGTCGTCAACATGTCGCTCGGCTCGCCGTTCGGCCGCGAGGACGAGCCGTCCGCGCAGGCCGTCAGGACCCTGACCAGGGCGGGCGTCACCGTCGTCGCCTCGGCGGGCAACAGCGGCCCGAACGCCTACATCACCGGCGCCCCCGCGGTCGCCACCACGGCGATCTCGGTGGCGGCGATGGACGTGGCGATGGCCCAGTTCCCCGCCGCGACCCTCACCTCGGGCAGCGGCGTCCTCACGCTGATCAACGCCAACAACGCGCCGGTGAGCGCCGGTTCGCTGCCGGTGGCGGTGCTGCGGACCAGCTACCCCAACGGGCCGCTCTCGCTCGGCTGCACCCCCGCCGACTACGCCGCCTACCCAGGCGGCGTCGCGGGCAAGCTGGTCGTCACGCTGCGCGGCTCCTGCGCCAGGGTCAAGCGGGCCATCCTCGGCCAGCAGGCGGGCGCGGCCGCCGTCGCGATGATCAACACCTCGGCCGGCTACCCGGTCTTCGAGGGCCAGATCACCTCCGACCCCGACACCGGCGTCCCGTACACCGTCACCATCCCGTTCCTGGGCTTCCAGCTCGCCGACCGGGCCGCGGCGGCCGCGCTCGACGGCCAGAGCGTCGCGCTGGCGGCGACCACGATGGTCAACCCGGCGTACGGCAAGCAGTCGCTGTTCAGCTCGGGCGGCCCCGGCAACGTCGAGAGCATGGCCAAGCCCGACGTCACCGCCCCCGGCGACAGCGTCGTCTCCGTCGGCGTGGGCACCGGCAACGGGCCCTCCACCAAGTCGGGCACCTCGATGGCCGCCCCGATGACCGCGGGCGTGGCCGCCCTGGTCACGCAGGCGCACCCGCGGTGGAAGCCGGGCCAGGTCAAGGCCGCGATCGTCAGCACGGCGGGGGCCGAGGGCAGGCACCGCGACTACAACGCCCGCATCGCGGGCTCCGGCGTGGTCGACGCCAAGGCCGCCGTGGAGACCAACGTCTTCGCGTCCACGCGCGGTAACGGCGGCAACCTGTCCTTCAAGTACGCCGTGATCGGCAATGACGGCTGGAGCGCCACCCAGCCCGTGGAGATCGCCAACAAGGGCGAGAGCACGGTCACCTACGACCTGGCCGCCGCCTTCAACGGTGACGCGCGCGGCGCGACCGTCGCGGTCCAGCCGTCGAAGGTGACCGTCAGGAAGGGCTCCAGCGTCACCGTCCAGGTCACCCTGTCCATCAGCGCCGCGGCCGCCGCCGCGCTGCCCGCCGCCGAGGCGTCCAACTTCGGCGCCCTCACCACCGTCCAGGGCGCGGTCACGGCGACGCCCCGTCAGGCCGCGCCCGGCGCGGGCCCGCTGCGGGTGGCCTTCCTCGCCGTCCCCGACGCCGTGTCCAAGGTGACCGCGGGCCGGGCCAAGATCGACGGCGACGCCGTCTCGGTGGAGCTGCGCAACACCGGCGTCCACGCGGGCACCGCCGACGTCTTCGCGCTCGGCGTGACCGACCCCGACGACGTCACGGGCGCCGAGGACTCCATGGACATCCGCGCCACGGGTGTGCAGGTCCTGCCCGGCGAGGTGCTCGGCGGCAGTGCCGAGGACCGCACGCTGGTCTTCGCGGTCAGCACTCACGGCCGCTGGTCGAGCGCCGCGGCCAACGAGTTCGACGTCGCGGTGGACACCGGCAACGACGGGACGACCGACTACTTCGTCGTCGGCGCGGACTACGGGGCCATGACCACCGGCTCCTTCGACGGCCGCATGGCCTCGTTCGTCTACACCGCGGCGGGCAGGCTGGTGGGCGCGTGGGTGGCCACGGCCCCCGCCAACAGCGGCACCGTCCTGCTGCCCGCGCCCGCCTCGGCGCTGGGGATCTCGGCCGCCAAGCCGTCCTTCTCCTACGGGGTCTCAGCGTTCTCGCAGGTTCCCGACGATCTGCTGGACCAGACGGGGGTCGCGGCGTTCGACGCCTACAACCCCGCCGTCTCCACGGGCGGCACGGTGTCGGTCGCGCCCGGCGCCACCGCCTCGCTGTCGCTGACGAGGAACCCGGCGGCCGCCCAGGCCCCCGGCTGGATGGTCGTCACCCTCGACGACCGTGCGGGCGTCCAGGAAGCCGACCTGGTCACCCTGCGCTGA
- a CDS encoding SDR family oxidoreductase: MSPAYERKVIITGADSGIGRATAVTMAQRGFDVGITFHSDLEGAQETERLVRDRGRQAAVRRHDLTDPEKAATVIDELADELGGVGVLVNNAGTGTAEPLLETDYARWRSVLAVDLDGAFLCAQRAARRMVAAGLGGRIVNVTSVHEEYPRVGAGPYCAAKGGLRMLSRVLALELAPYDITVNTIAPGEIATPMTGQEDQPPRRGSRPGYPVDRPGDAREVAAAIAFLADHASSYITGATLFVDGGLTLMGPQAGGALSSDEWRQG, translated from the coding sequence GTGAGCCCGGCCTACGAGCGCAAGGTGATCATCACAGGGGCCGACTCGGGCATCGGGCGAGCGACCGCGGTGACGATGGCCCAGCGCGGGTTCGACGTGGGGATCACCTTCCATTCCGATCTGGAGGGCGCGCAGGAGACCGAGCGCCTGGTGCGTGACAGAGGACGGCAGGCGGCCGTGCGCCGGCACGACCTGACCGACCCCGAGAAGGCCGCCACAGTGATCGACGAGCTGGCCGACGAGCTCGGCGGGGTAGGTGTGCTGGTCAACAACGCGGGCACGGGCACCGCCGAGCCGCTGCTGGAGACCGACTACGCCCGGTGGCGCTCGGTGTTGGCCGTGGACCTGGACGGGGCGTTCCTGTGCGCCCAGCGGGCGGCCCGCCGGATGGTGGCCGCGGGGCTGGGCGGCAGGATCGTCAACGTCACCAGCGTGCACGAGGAGTATCCCCGGGTGGGCGCGGGGCCGTACTGCGCGGCCAAGGGCGGCCTGCGCATGCTCAGCAGGGTGCTGGCACTGGAGCTGGCGCCGTACGACATCACGGTGAACACGATCGCGCCCGGCGAGATCGCCACCCCGATGACCGGCCAGGAGGACCAGCCACCGCGACGGGGCAGCCGCCCCGGCTACCCCGTCGACCGGCCGGGCGACGCCAGGGAGGTGGCGGCCGCCATCGCGTTCCTGGCCGACCATGCCTCTTCCTACATCACCGGCGCGACGCTGTTCGTGGACGGCGGCCTGACGCTGATGGGCCCGCAGGCGGGGGGAGCGCTCTCGTCGGACGAGTGGCGTCAGGGCTGA
- a CDS encoding TetR/AcrR family transcriptional regulator produces MARPREFDEQDVIAKATDLFWRRGYNATSVRDLGAELRLKQSSLYRTFNDKRTLFLRTLDHYRATESTQAEEQLSAPGPSLEILREWLIWMISHEAGRGCFVVNTAAELGTTDPEVRQRTEDAFEVTRKTLASLLRRGIRDGDLPAASDVDAAVELLFTTVLGLRVRERAGHDPQRLATAIDFTIKMLAISGT; encoded by the coding sequence ATGGCACGGCCCAGGGAGTTCGACGAGCAAGACGTGATCGCCAAGGCGACCGACTTGTTCTGGCGTCGCGGCTACAACGCCACGTCCGTCCGCGACCTGGGCGCCGAGCTCAGACTCAAGCAAAGCAGCCTGTATCGCACCTTCAACGACAAGCGCACACTGTTCTTGCGGACGCTGGACCACTATCGGGCGACGGAGTCCACGCAAGCCGAAGAGCAGCTCAGCGCCCCCGGCCCCAGCCTCGAGATCCTGCGGGAGTGGTTGATCTGGATGATCAGCCACGAGGCAGGTCGCGGCTGCTTCGTGGTCAATACGGCTGCCGAACTCGGCACCACCGACCCCGAGGTCCGGCAAAGGACCGAGGACGCGTTCGAAGTCACCAGGAAAACCCTGGCGTCACTGCTACGCCGCGGCATCCGCGACGGCGACCTGCCCGCCGCATCGGACGTCGACGCCGCAGTGGAGCTGCTGTTCACGACGGTGCTTGGACTGCGCGTACGCGAACGCGCCGGACACGACCCCCAACGGCTCGCCACAGCAATCGACTTCACGATCAAAATGCTCGCGATATCTGGGACCTGA
- a CDS encoding MFS transporter: protein MAFGTFLLVTAEQLPIGLLTPVGSALSVSEGAAGLMVTVPSIVAAVAAPVVPVLVGRMDRRLLLVALMGLMTLANLASALAPNYPLLITARVLVGVAIGGFWAIAGGLAVRLVPAPLVPRATSIIFGGVGAANVFGVPIGTVIGGLANWRLAFGALSALALVVLVALLAVLPPLTAAQPVGLRRLADQFRNQGVRVGILATFLIVTGHFAAYTFISPVLQDLSGIDAQLVGPLLFGFGIAGVAGNFIAGAAVAKRLHRTVLTIAAALGVTVLLYPIAGLTAAGGVALLVVWGLVYGGVSTSLQTWMIKSAPQAVEEASALWVAVFNLAIGLGALAGGTIVDALPLQGILWLAGVLVLVAGLAVWSARRNDSLR from the coding sequence GTGGCCTTCGGCACATTTCTCCTGGTGACGGCCGAGCAGCTCCCCATCGGGCTGCTCACCCCCGTCGGATCGGCACTGTCGGTTTCTGAGGGGGCGGCGGGTCTGATGGTCACGGTCCCCAGCATCGTCGCCGCCGTCGCGGCGCCGGTGGTCCCGGTACTCGTCGGCAGGATGGATCGCCGGCTCTTGCTCGTCGCCTTGATGGGGCTCATGACGCTCGCCAACCTGGCCTCTGCCCTGGCCCCGAACTATCCGCTCCTGATCACCGCCCGCGTGCTGGTCGGGGTGGCGATCGGCGGGTTCTGGGCCATCGCCGGCGGTCTGGCCGTCCGGCTGGTCCCCGCCCCGCTCGTGCCGCGGGCCACGTCGATCATCTTCGGCGGCGTCGGGGCAGCGAACGTTTTCGGCGTCCCCATCGGCACAGTGATCGGCGGGCTGGCGAACTGGCGGCTCGCGTTCGGCGCGCTGAGCGCGCTCGCCCTGGTCGTGCTGGTCGCCTTGCTGGCCGTGCTGCCGCCGTTGACCGCTGCTCAGCCCGTCGGCCTGCGGCGGCTGGCCGACCAGTTCCGCAACCAGGGCGTCCGGGTCGGCATCCTGGCGACCTTCCTGATCGTGACCGGCCACTTCGCGGCCTACACGTTCATCAGCCCCGTGCTGCAGGATCTGTCCGGCATCGACGCGCAACTCGTCGGGCCTCTGCTGTTCGGATTCGGCATAGCGGGCGTCGCAGGGAACTTCATCGCGGGTGCCGCCGTGGCGAAGCGGCTCCATCGCACGGTCCTCACCATCGCCGCCGCCTTGGGGGTGACCGTGCTGCTCTACCCCATAGCAGGGCTCACCGCCGCGGGCGGAGTGGCGCTGCTCGTCGTCTGGGGCCTGGTGTACGGCGGGGTCTCCACGAGCCTCCAGACGTGGATGATCAAGTCCGCGCCACAAGCGGTCGAGGAAGCCTCCGCTCTGTGGGTGGCGGTGTTCAACCTCGCGATCGGTCTCGGCGCGCTGGCCGGCGGCACAATCGTCGATGCCCTGCCACTCCAGGGCATCCTCTGGCTCGCCGGCGTTCTCGTCCTGGTGGCCGGGCTGGCAGTGTGGAGTGCACGCCGAAACGACAGCCTTAGATGA
- a CDS encoding nuclear transport factor 2 family protein translates to MSTTEQRADDAWAVMEKFYAAEAAYVAAGGFGTSSYDEVAAYLDPEVVLHQAPGLPFTGTGTWRGRDGLERFLATFSEVWESMEFLEQEHWGDADTVVVRSLVRFRSRATGREVDALIMQLIRVRNGRMLECRPFYWDPAAIADACA, encoded by the coding sequence ATGAGCACGACGGAGCAGCGGGCCGACGACGCCTGGGCGGTTATGGAGAAGTTCTACGCGGCCGAGGCCGCGTACGTGGCGGCGGGCGGCTTCGGGACGTCGAGCTACGACGAGGTCGCCGCATACCTGGATCCCGAGGTGGTCCTGCACCAGGCGCCGGGGCTGCCGTTCACCGGAACGGGCACCTGGCGGGGACGTGACGGCCTGGAGCGGTTCCTGGCCACGTTCAGCGAGGTCTGGGAGTCGATGGAGTTCCTGGAGCAGGAGCACTGGGGTGACGCCGACACCGTCGTGGTGCGGAGCCTGGTGCGCTTCCGCTCCCGGGCCACGGGCCGGGAGGTCGACGCCCTGATCATGCAGCTGATCAGGGTGCGGAACGGCCGGATGCTCGAATGCCGCCCGTTCTACTGGGACCCCGCCGCCATCGCCGACGCCTGCGCCTAG
- a CDS encoding DUF6578 domain-containing protein — MDLVVWVDDWQMQCCGDPFGVGSRVSWKLGEPDRDWLATVLGDVRVDKAEDHHLVPADTPVTEAVVTAISAVHCAYAPKPGATSPTMYAVEGSAVLSPVESAERWTKNLGDRKFVGYLVHLRTS; from the coding sequence ATGGATCTGGTCGTGTGGGTCGATGACTGGCAGATGCAGTGCTGTGGCGATCCGTTCGGCGTCGGGTCGCGAGTGTCGTGGAAGCTGGGCGAACCCGACCGCGACTGGCTGGCCACGGTCCTGGGCGACGTGAGAGTCGACAAGGCCGAAGATCACCACCTCGTCCCCGCCGACACCCCGGTGACCGAGGCCGTGGTGACCGCGATCAGCGCCGTGCACTGCGCCTACGCGCCGAAGCCCGGCGCGACCTCCCCGACCATGTACGCCGTCGAGGGCTCTGCCGTGCTGTCGCCCGTGGAGAGCGCCGAAAGGTGGACGAAGAACCTGGGCGACCGGAAGTTCGTGGGCTACCTGGTGCACCTGAGAACCAGCTAG
- a CDS encoding GMC oxidoreductase, with protein sequence MSISRRGFIAGTGSLLGVAALAGRATAQAHATLPAAPITSGAHVPALVIGTGYGGSVAALRLAQAGVDVHLIEMGMAWDTPGPDGKIFCNTLQPDHRSYWLRTRTKAPLNFFLGFPIDRDITRYTGILDAEDFSGITVYQGRGVGGGSLVNGGMAVTPKRENFAAVLPSVNADEMYATYYPRANAGLGVGTVDPIWFDSAACYQYSRVGRKHAQRSGFPFVFVPDVYDWDYMKQEAAGTVTKSALAGEILYGNNHGKKSLQQTYLARAKATGRVAISPLHKVTSVAPAAAGGYTVVIEQINTNGDTTATKTVTADRVFFAAGSVGTSKLLVKLKATGVLPRLNDAVGKEWGDNGNVMCGRANHMWDPTGKLQSTIPCSGIDNWTAGGAFAEIAPLPTGIETYASFYLSITRNPNRAQFSWNAATGTVDLNWQTSWKQPSIDMAKTIFDKINAKEGTIYRTDLFGTYKIWGDHLTYHPLGGVVLNKATDNYGRLTGYPGLYVIDGALIPGNTSVNPFVTITALAERNIEKIISTDL encoded by the coding sequence ATGAGCATCTCGCGCCGTGGATTCATCGCTGGAACCGGTTCTCTTTTAGGCGTCGCGGCCCTGGCGGGTCGCGCCACCGCCCAGGCGCACGCCACCCTCCCGGCGGCTCCGATCACCAGCGGGGCCCACGTCCCCGCCCTGGTGATCGGCACCGGGTACGGCGGCTCCGTCGCCGCTCTGCGGCTCGCCCAGGCGGGCGTCGACGTGCACCTGATCGAGATGGGCATGGCATGGGACACCCCCGGCCCGGACGGCAAGATCTTCTGCAACACACTCCAGCCCGACCACCGGTCGTACTGGCTGCGCACCAGGACCAAGGCGCCGCTCAACTTCTTCCTCGGCTTCCCGATCGACAGGGACATCACCCGCTACACCGGCATCCTGGACGCCGAGGACTTCAGCGGCATCACGGTCTACCAGGGCCGGGGCGTCGGCGGCGGTTCGCTGGTCAACGGCGGCATGGCGGTCACGCCCAAGCGCGAGAACTTCGCCGCCGTCCTCCCGTCGGTGAACGCCGACGAGATGTACGCCACCTACTACCCGCGGGCCAACGCCGGGCTCGGGGTCGGCACCGTGGACCCCATCTGGTTCGACTCCGCCGCCTGCTACCAGTACTCCAGGGTCGGCCGTAAGCACGCCCAGCGGTCCGGTTTCCCGTTCGTCTTCGTGCCCGACGTGTACGACTGGGACTACATGAAGCAGGAGGCGGCCGGAACCGTCACCAAGTCGGCGTTGGCCGGCGAGATCCTCTACGGCAACAACCACGGCAAGAAGTCTCTTCAGCAGACCTACCTCGCCCGGGCCAAGGCCACCGGCAGGGTCGCCATCTCGCCGCTGCACAAGGTCACCTCGGTCGCCCCCGCGGCCGCCGGCGGCTACACGGTCGTCATCGAGCAGATCAACACCAACGGTGACACCACGGCCACCAAGACCGTGACCGCGGACCGGGTCTTCTTCGCCGCCGGCAGCGTCGGCACCAGCAAGCTGCTGGTCAAGCTGAAGGCCACCGGCGTCCTGCCCCGGCTGAACGACGCGGTCGGCAAGGAGTGGGGCGACAACGGCAACGTCATGTGCGGCCGCGCCAACCACATGTGGGACCCGACCGGCAAGCTCCAGTCGACCATTCCATGCTCCGGCATCGACAACTGGACGGCCGGTGGCGCGTTCGCCGAGATCGCCCCGCTGCCCACCGGGATCGAGACCTACGCCTCGTTCTACCTGTCGATCACCAGGAACCCGAACCGCGCCCAGTTCTCCTGGAACGCCGCGACGGGCACGGTCGACCTGAACTGGCAGACCTCCTGGAAGCAGCCGTCCATCGACATGGCCAAGACCATCTTCGACAAGATCAACGCGAAGGAGGGGACGATCTACCGGACCGACCTCTTCGGCACCTACAAGATCTGGGGCGACCACCTCACCTACCACCCGCTCGGCGGCGTGGTGCTGAACAAGGCCACCGACAACTACGGCCGCCTCACCGGCTACCCCGGCCTGTACGTCATCGACGGCGCGCTCATCCCCGGCAACACCAGCGTCAACCCGTTCGTCACCATCACGGCGCTCGCCGAACGGAACATCGAAAAGATCATCTCCACCGACCTCTGA
- a CDS encoding carboxymuconolactone decarboxylase family protein yields the protein MRIDIPEGRDAIEYVWGEMVPGIGIAASKFSMAVYAHTTLGLREFEAARLRIAQINGCVFCLDWRTERDGQQVEEEFADAVAQWRTTDAFDDRTRLAAEYAERYALDHHGLDDEFWTRMTAHYSQLEIVELSMSIGSWLAFGRLNHVLGLDTVCVLPSGSSPSAKRKDSL from the coding sequence ATGAGGATCGACATCCCTGAGGGAAGGGACGCGATCGAGTACGTGTGGGGCGAGATGGTCCCCGGCATCGGGATCGCCGCCTCGAAGTTCTCGATGGCGGTGTACGCCCACACGACCCTCGGACTCCGCGAGTTCGAGGCCGCGCGGCTGCGGATCGCGCAGATCAACGGGTGCGTCTTCTGCCTCGACTGGCGGACCGAACGGGACGGGCAGCAGGTCGAGGAGGAGTTCGCCGACGCCGTGGCCCAGTGGCGTACCACCGACGCCTTCGACGACCGCACCCGGCTGGCCGCCGAGTACGCCGAGCGGTACGCCCTGGATCACCACGGCCTCGACGACGAATTCTGGACCCGGATGACCGCGCACTACAGCCAGCTCGAGATCGTGGAACTGAGCATGAGCATCGGCTCCTGGCTGGCGTTCGGCCGGCTCAACCATGTGCTGGGCCTCGACACCGTATGCGTGCTGCCCAGCGGTTCATCACCCTCCGCCAAGCGAAAAGACTCGCTGTGA
- a CDS encoding dihydrodipicolinate reductase encodes MVSTIVWGTGNVGRAAIRAVEAHPALELTAVLVHNPDKVGRDAGELGGLGRDLGVAATDHIDAVLAAGPRAVVYAASGDIRPDGALADIIRAIRAGAVVVTPSLYALYDQRNAPPELREPVLAAIEDGGGSLFVSGVDPGWGNDVLPLLISGLGGTVDVIRCQEIFDYTTYDQEDSVRYIVGMGQPMDYEPPMLAPTVPTMVWGGQVRLMARALGVELDEIREALDRRPLDATVITRTMGEFAAGTQGAVRFEVQGIVEGEPRIVIEHVTRIHPSCAPDWPTPPDGDGAHRVIIEGRPRIEVTVEATDEDGNRSAGGNATAVGRLVGAIDWLVAAEPGLYDALDVPLRPAVGKLGRKQP; translated from the coding sequence ATGGTGTCCACGATTGTCTGGGGTACCGGCAATGTCGGCCGTGCGGCCATCCGTGCCGTCGAGGCCCACCCGGCACTGGAACTTACGGCCGTGCTCGTCCACAACCCCGACAAGGTCGGCCGCGACGCGGGCGAACTCGGCGGCCTCGGCCGCGACCTGGGAGTCGCGGCCACCGACCACATCGACGCCGTGCTGGCCGCCGGTCCGCGGGCCGTGGTGTACGCGGCGTCCGGCGACATTCGCCCCGACGGAGCCCTCGCCGACATCATCAGGGCGATCCGCGCCGGAGCCGTCGTCGTCACGCCGTCGCTCTACGCGCTCTACGACCAGCGCAACGCCCCGCCGGAGCTGCGGGAACCCGTACTCGCAGCCATCGAGGACGGCGGCGGCTCGCTGTTCGTCTCCGGCGTCGACCCCGGCTGGGGCAACGACGTCCTGCCGCTGCTGATCAGCGGGCTCGGCGGCACCGTGGACGTGATCCGCTGTCAGGAGATCTTCGACTACACCACCTACGACCAGGAGGACTCGGTCCGGTACATCGTCGGCATGGGCCAGCCGATGGACTACGAGCCGCCCATGCTCGCGCCGACGGTTCCGACCATGGTCTGGGGCGGGCAGGTACGGCTGATGGCCAGGGCCCTCGGCGTCGAGCTCGACGAGATCCGCGAGGCCCTGGACCGGCGCCCGCTCGACGCCACGGTGATCACCAGGACGATGGGCGAGTTCGCGGCGGGCACCCAGGGCGCGGTGCGGTTCGAGGTGCAGGGCATCGTCGAGGGCGAGCCCCGCATCGTCATCGAGCACGTCACCCGCATCCACCCGTCGTGCGCGCCGGACTGGCCGACGCCGCCCGACGGCGACGGGGCGCATCGGGTGATCATCGAGGGCCGTCCGCGCATCGAGGTGACGGTCGAGGCCACCGACGAGGACGGCAACCGGTCCGCGGGCGGGAACGCCACCGCGGTCGGCCGGCTGGTGGGTGCCATCGACTGGCTCGTGGCCGCAGAACCCGGGCTCTACGACGCGCTCGACGTCCCGCTCCGCCCCGCGGTCGGCAAACTCGGGAGGAAGCAGCCATGA